The Belonocnema kinseyi isolate 2016_QV_RU_SX_M_011 chromosome 1, B_treatae_v1, whole genome shotgun sequence genomic interval aaaatactttgaagggtctctttaaatttcgaacaaaggatagaaattttaaatggcgCCTACCTTGTTCTGCAGCACCTATGCTAAGCAGGTTTTGCGAAAAATGAGCTTTTACAATAAAGGAGgcaccaaaaaatacaataaactaAACCTCAGTGTACGGACTACAAAAATGTTACGGCACTACTTTGAAAATTCGCTCGGGTTTTGCTAaccataattaaaacaaaattgttattcgtagtaaaatgtaatcttcagtgcaattttctatcaaataaagactcaaaaaaaatgttttggttaaagttccTATTCgcgtctggttgaaaatttttgtagtcattttcatctgaaattatgtttaatatgactagaaaattctAGTCAATTACCTATGGTTCATTTTTTCTAGTGAAAACAATTCTGTTTAATATTTCTGCTATAAGAAGTGGCGCAATATTGTGTCAATTTCCAAAAAGCTGTCTTTTATCTAATGTGCATTTATGAAAACAACTGCGCGTTATCTCTCTAAATACAGTGCTAAATAGTGCTACAAGAATACTTTTAAACCAAGCACATGTTTTTTGGGTgcctttgaaaattgttttcgaaaaaattaacgttgtagacaatgaataaataaaatgcacGTTGGAGAATTTAAGTATTGACCaaatcgacgtgtccaaatgacaaggtgccctatcggcagaaccaaataaaaagggTCCCTACTTCAGAGGGCGTTCGTGTTTCCAATACTATTTATGTATGGGATTCTTAATCTTCCATATTTCGCCACCCGAGATGGCACCCTTTTATTTCGTGCTACCGATatggcaccttgtcatttggacacgtcgaagTGATCTAAGTGCATATTATGTAAAATcacaaaccaaatttttcttaaatagttCCAGAAACAGAATAAATTAACAATATGCTGCTTTTGCTTCGAGTGTTGTATCTATCGCTATTCATTAATACATCTACCTATAGAATATAGTGAGATGAAATTTTAGCAAAGCGAAACATAGTTGATGTCGACTAAAATATCTGGTTGAGATTGccagaaaatttggttaaatctcGAAGTAATACTAGGGAGAGGCCTCGCTAATGCATTTGCGGTGGCAAAGCATGGAAACTTTTTTGGAATAGATGGGGGGGGGGATTTTCTAACTTGTGAGAAGAATATCTGTGAGAGCTGAGAGACGAGTGTCATGGCTGTTAGCTGATCGCGTTAAGAATTTCTTCATGGCGTGAAATATGAGAGGCAAAAGTTATTTTCGTTCATTGTTTTATGCACTTTTTTTGCgtttaaagaagataaatatatGTTTCGAAGCCGTAAGTACttgaaacatcatttttttaaaagtaacctTGCATTCACGGGTTCCAAAAGTGGTTTCTTTTTAAgtcgaaaaacattaatttataggTTGGGTGGTATTGAATACAATTCTGTAATTTTCGTCACAGTAATAATAGttgttgtaataattttgtagataatgTGTGTTATACGAGActgcataattaaaaatcaagaatgTGAGGTACAAGGATAGCAGGAAGGTGAACCAGTTATCGTACACTTTACTGTTTGCAATGTAAGTATattgttcaaaacaaaaatatgttcTACAAGTCCGGACgtgaatataaattgttttgcGAAGCGAAAAGAGGAGTATAATCCTTACCTTAATTATCTTcggactttttaaagaaatatttttcaatttttgtggtAGTGTGTCAACGATTTAAGATTTTCTATCATTACGTGCGTATGTGATAAGTGGAAAAAtcagtaaaatataaattttacaagattttgctTTTGTAACTGATAATGAAACATCTGCTGATTATCATCATGCATGTTTTCTTCGATTTTCTTCTCTTTCATAGAAatgttcatgaaaataaagtttaaaaaaattgaatttgaactgCAGGTTTAGTGGTATCAAAAAACGTACCTGCTTGAAATAGTAAGacatctaaattaataaaaaaaattatttggctttGTTAGTCTATATGTAAAAATGGGATTTGCAAATGATAATAACCTGCTTACATATTCACTCTAAAAGTGAGGTTTatcaacgaaaataaaaaaaatccgttGACCCAATTAAGAAtttcagttttcttaaaaaaatttcagattctttaaaaataaaacaggcaAACAAAAAAGCCTTGTTTACCAGACGGGACAAAGATTAATATACGTTTTTTTCTTGTGCGCGTGTAGTTGAATAAAGAAATAACTGATTGCAGCCACCTTTGCCCTACAAATAATAAGAGATATAATgcttatgttttaataaaaaaagttgataactaatttgtttttcatttccaATGATCTCTTTATCACACTAACCCTATCAACcgtatcattaaattttttgttttaaaatttgtacaaatttgtgGCATATgagcttcaaatttatttatttatttattttgttgtgttttgTAATGTCATTAACTTATTTCCAGAATGAAAGATTAACTACGTGGCAAGATTCTATAAATAAGCTAGCTAAAGCAGCTCAGTTTTTGAGAAGGGACGATAAAGTCTGTGAATTTCATTTCGATTCTAATTTATTCAACCGGGGAAACCGCTTCCGCAAATCATATCTGAAACCACGAGCCATTCGCACGCATTTTCCAAAAGTGCACGTGCCAGGTTTGGATATTAATGCTGCCATTGGACGTCAAGGATATTTTCCAACATTAGATGCACAACAATTTCTTGGTCGCCATAAAGAGAATCGTGatggtgaaaaaaaaaacaaatctcaAAACTGTGAAATTCGCGATGAATTTGATTCTGAAGCATTCAATAGTAGTGAAAATGGAGATTGTGAAGAGTTCTCAGTTGGTTATGAAGAATTTAATCACAGTGAAACTGTAGATCATTAAGAATTCTCAGCAGAATATCTCTTCGTTCTAAacaattataaagaaattgaGAATCAAAATTTACAATGGATTGCTCATTTGCACAATAATGGGGAAGAAATAATGTGGATATACAAAAACTGtaaatttgaagctgaaaaacacgttgttttgttaattaatttggaaCTTAATGTACGTATATACCGTTTATGTGGAGTGATGAGATTTGATATCCTTTTATACAGaagttttcttaatattttctttttcattccaGATATTCCTTCAGTGTGAAAAGGTTTTACTGCAGCCATGCGAAGAGGCTGGTAAAGGAAGGaggtaaatttcataaattactgCTTATAAAAAGCAGTGCAAGGGAACTCCATGCtctctcaaaatttcttttttcaggtcTAAGCATTGTGTAGGTTACATGCCCatgaaaattcagcaaaattatgGTCCTTAAAGCATAAGATGTCTTCCGTGCAAAGAAACTTAgaaaatatttgcaacaaaattataaaaagaaaagtattcTTCAAACATTGAAAGAGAAGTGAAATAAAGGAAGAAGCGTTGCAATATTTCGAATATAAGATTAAAAAGCTGTTTAATAATTGTGAACAACttcattttaaagaatacttaaaagtttagaaaaaatatcaaaaaaaattacaaaacttgaagattaaaaaaatgtaactgtttggtcattatgaaataaaatgttaaaaaaatttaagaatttttaaagtctgaaagataaaaaaattatcttaataatcctatgaaaattgaaaagcttctgttgttattaaaaaataatattaagggCGTCGGGCCCAGAGTCTgccattttatttctaaaaacattctttcaaaatctcatttgcAATAAAGTTTGGAAAATTTAAGGGAAGGGGGGGGAGGTTTTTACTTTCAAAGAatcaagtttttttgtttgtcttttcttattgtcaaacatttcaaaaatacacTCCCAAAATTTTAAGTCGATCTGAGCAAAAATCTCGAAGTTATTGTCTGGTTAGTCTCATGTCCTCTAGCACTACAGCACTGACAGCTGCGggcttctaaaactttaaacgcgttttcctcaaaactaatttttcaaagttcgtgttcactgccatttcaaaactactttaccgattcaattcaaacttgatacacattttctacatataaaataccTACCCTAAacgtttaattgaaattttgttttacattaaggGTGTTTTCGACGcccaaaatggtggaatttttcgtggaaaatagcaGATTACAGTTTAGATGACcaccaacaatttttaaatgcaaaaataataatcaaagaacgttggggggggggggattttatgatattttgacTAAATTCAAATGGTTTCTGATTTTCGATCATTTCCGATCGAAATAAAGTGAACACCGCGAATATCTTTTTTTTCCAAGACGTTCTCGGACAATCTCAGTCAccggcttgtttttaaatattttaaaatgaaaaaattgcagaatattgccaaaagtatacttaataatgtacaacaagtttaaatacatttacattcaaaaaataaaagaactcaAACCCTACAATAAAAGTGTGCTAAAGCTTCTGAAACAGCCTTAAATAAGGCAATTTCTACATAACTGGAAATGCAAAGAATGGCTTTATGGGCTTGCTTTAAAGCAGAAAAACGTGGATTCGTTGACATTGGACGAAACACACCAGATGGCCAAAAAGGTGAAAAAGACGACCGCGCCTTGGTTGTTATGTTAAAACCTGTTATGAGAAAACGGGTTCAAACCCTTGGATGCTTCTTGACGAACGGGTAGTGCATCGGGTAGTGTTCTGCTTCAGCTTCTTATCAAAGCCAGAATTTTGGCAGAGAATGCCGGTCTAAAATTTTCGGGAGTTGTATGTGATGGGGTCACCTGGAATAGAGCCATGTGGGACAAATTTAATGTGATGGAGACAGAAGTGAATTTACCGCACGTATTGGACGAAAACAGGAGATTATGATTTTCTgcgatttttcatatctcataaAAAACTTGATAAACTTCTTCACCAAGCATGAAAGAAATGAGTacatttggttacaaaataatgattaacatttcttacattttgaaccatttattacccgtttttaaaactaaaccttatattcatatttttgacttTTCAGACACCAGATGGCCCAATCTCTTTGAAACACTAGTATGCCCTTTTCGAAATAGAGAATCCTAGCACTTTTAGCTTGAAGGCTAGTTACAAACTAATGCCTGAACACCTAAACCTTTTCTTCTACCGAAAAATTAATACAACACTAGCTTTTCAGGTTATTGTTTTCCAttctaacgatttttttattctgttacatgatttaattaaaactttaaattttctgccTAGTTTTTCGGTGTTGGGAATgtcattaaactttttaaagatgaACATGATGATCTAAAAGACGCTGATCCACCTATAAAAGTTTGTAGAAGAATTAAAAAGCTCATTTCTAGTATGAATGGTAGAAGAACTTTGGCGAAACTAGTTCCTGGAAAAGAACATTGGCAGGtgtgtttttaataatttataatgcgtgctatttttgtatttttgaatgtttttaattctgTATTTATGCATAGAATTGTATTTAGTTTTCTTTTGACAACAAAGGCAATTGAGTTTTTGCTATACCTACGAGAGTGGGAGAGAGAAGCTTTCAAAGGAAATATGGAGTTTATCACAAAATCTACTTGCTACGGTCTTAAAGTTACACTTAAAGCAGCTCTTGAACTTTCAAGATTTCTGATAGAGGACTGTAATTTCGATTTTGCAAGGAGTGATTGCTTTAATCAGGATTATCTTGAAGTAATTTCCTTCCTTTTGTCAAATTACGTAGATTCTGCAATCTCTGTTtggtttttagttttttcaatctttttaaaatttacaaattaaactgcAAAGTCTTTAGAAACTGTTTTACTGACAATTTGCATAACTTTTACTACCTTTGAtctaataacaaatttcaatttcagaagTTTTTCGGACTAAGAAGAGAAAGCTGCAGAGCAAATGACAACCCGGATTCGTCACTATTCATTCAAATGTTTCGGCTCGTATCGACATATTCTCTACGAAGCCGCCCAAGGGATGCAACGTTACCAAGGGTGAGATAATGGACGCACTACTGAAATTAAATCATATCGCTGACAAGAAGGAAAGGCAGCTTTagtggaataataaaattgatcacaTGATGGAAAATGAACAAGGGACATCAATTTTAGAAAGCATGCTTGAGATATTGTaacacaattatttttacatGAGCAATACTTTAAATTATGCTGTAGCTTATGTAGCAGGATACGTCGCCAGGAAAGCGTCTGAAAGAttcgataaatttttgaataatggaCAACCTTTTGTTTAccaaatgaaattaaaaacttgtatcCTCTTCCTAAAGTTGGTTGTAAAGACCATGAGATACAAGTCACTAGAAGCATCGTTAGATTCTTTTTAACATTCCGAATGTTGTCGATTGCTAAACAGTTAAATAAACTAGATAACATTGAGAGAGAAAAGGCCAAGGAAAAGAGGAAACTAGCAAAATTAGCATATCCAAATTCAGTTAACACAAATGCACATCTCCAAGCGGCTCATGTTTTAAAACCTCTAGtcggtaattttcaaaatagagtACGTGGAAAACGAAAAGTACCTGTGGAGACTAATCATGATAAGGAAAACAAAATAAAGACTTCGAAATTGTCTACTTgatgcctttttttaaataaaaattactgttacgatccttgaaatttttgtcattcttcaaaatttaatacaatttattacattttaattgtggATAATTAAAAGTGAAGAGTTTTtcatccttaaaaattttaattaaaaattaggcgCATTTTAAGGTTTACCATTAACGATTAATTTGTATGCTTTAAgttaaacttttctttaatttggaagactCAGAACTGAAAACCAGACTTTCATAATGAAAATcatcaatatttaagaatttttattcatacatgTTTATAATTGATGTTTTTATGTGTAACTTtaaattgtagaacttttaatttcaatctttttaattcgggagtttttaattgtaactatttaaaatttaaaaatatacgatttttaagttttacaatcaaaaaatatttaattttgatgctctacgtttcaattttcttcattttttaaaacgtttgaatTAAAATGTCGGCATTGATTCTAAATATTTAGGAATGTTCATTtgtgcatctttaaaattgtagactGTTATTTATAAttcgtaaagaattaaaaattttgaatattttaaaatgaagaggttttaatttggacattttcaaataaaaaattatgcgagCTTTCAGTTTCACAATAAAAGATTCTATAATTTCGatgctttcaattaaaaacgctGAATTCTTTTGTAAACTCGAAACAGCATTTCCAGGTTAGCTCAAGAGGTTGATGAACATTTCTTTTGCGATAACGTAAATTTGCAATAATAATTGgtacaaaatatttgtataaatagtTTGTTTTGTGAGAGTCCCTGGAACCTTCctctaagaattaaaatttaaaaaattgcaagcatttgataacattttaattttaaagtatttcctcCTTCAAGTTTAGCACTAAAATAGGCGGTAACTCTTTCGGCTCTTGGCGAGATTACTTCGTGCATCTTCGTAGCTTTCGCAgttatttcacttaaaagtcaGGACACTATACCGAAAAAGTTGCCTTGCCTTCGCAGCACACAGTTATTTCTCCTTAAATTTACCTTGTGGGTTAAGTTTACCAGAATATCTAGTTATGTTGATGAGAAAGTTGTATTCTTAACCTACTAGGAAACTGTCTAGTGAAtcacattgaattttttgttttcttttacatGTGCATCTAGCATTCTTTTGGTTTCACCCACATAGCATGATTCAACAAAACATGGTCCCGCCAGGCGCAAGTaagaaaaaagtcaaccaatGATGGGGCACCCTATTTCACACGACTTCCCTGTCATCTTGGATCGAGTTCAGGCGGCGGATTTAAATCGACTGGGGAATGCAAATGAGATCATAGGaagttgaaatacaaaaattgcacTATACAATATAATTCGACATGCATATCAtcacaaaattgaaataattaatgattaatcaAGGAATAAAAGTTTCATATGTAATGTTCATTGAAGaacttttaaagtttcaaagcatATTTGCAAGTATGTTGGAGTAAAGATATGAATCATTTACGAAAGGCTGTATAAGGCTTTGTCGCTACGTTTCCTCACTACAAACTTATCTGAAATAATGTATTCAAGTGAATGCCAAGGAGTTGATCTTTATTAATATAAATCAGAAATAATTCatgtattattcataataatatacaGAAACTTCACAAGAAACACAAAAACTAGCACATTCATTCTTATTATAATATAGtaaagttgaataaattattaaaggaatttagTGCACCTTACAATGGATGACACTATTTTGAAgcttcagaaatatttgaatatcgACTTTCCTTCCTTTTGTCGAATATGCAGAATACGTCAAGCGTTTCCACAAAAAATGATTGGTTTTTATATCAGGTTGAAACTTGACAAAATCATAGTGTTAGTACACCTATGTCAATTCACCAAACCGGTAGGTACACTTATCAACCTTctgtcaatatacaggggcttGAAGGTTTTACTTTTCCAGGTTCCTTTTCACCTTGACTCTAGTGCAGCTTTTTTTGGATTATCTGCTTGCAGTTTTATCATCGTGTTTTCTACAGCTCTTTTAACCTACTATAACACTGTCACAACCATTGTCTTTGTCAcactgatttttgatttttttaatcaaaattaaaattgactttttgaagaaaaaagccacgtaaaacaatttttttatcacatttatgCTAGTTTTGAattggacaaaaagagttttcgAAGGCAGTATAACAGAAGCCCAATCGGTTAATCCTAAAAGAACTTACacgaaattcaaatgaaaaagcaCCTGAAAAAGTGAACACGCAAGGCCCCTGTGTATTGACAAACGATTAATATGCGTACTTCTTGGTTTGGTAAATTGATATAGCTTCAATTATTTTATGTGAAAACACTTGACATATTCTGCcccatttatgtttttttaaaaaggaataattttatttacatcagtgatttgtttcaaaattagaaatgaatcaaataattctttttcaatcgaATTCATTGTCTGAACATCAGGTCAGTGATCGCCGACACGTTATGGcacaatgattattttttaataatatcattgaaggtaaattattaaagttatactTCACAGAACAGATCTTTTACGAGAATAACAGAACGTAAAGCGCTAAACGTCATAGTTTAGGATTTTTCATTCACATATTGTAGGACAAAAGAATTATGATAAATCGTAACACTTTATCCACATATATACACTGTAAACACAACTTCCCATAATTCCCTTAATTTCAGGCTAATGCAGAGTATGGTGAGGAAGTCGGGACACtaaagtcgaacgtatttgaccatcgaattggcgggaccatgctTTGTCGGATCATCCCCACATAGCAAACATGATAATTTTcacaacaattatttataaagaacAGTGATATGACCCCATTTTTTGACACATCTTTACCTATCTTAGCAATGCATGACAAAGAAGGTTTGATCGAAGGTACTCTAGTTATgttgaatctttttaatatatcagaagttatatcaaaaaataacttaatGCATGGTAAACAAACTTTTGTTCGACGGCTCAATAACTATTTATGCGCAAAATTCTTTTGATaaggtatatatatattttagttttagtttacggattttaatttatagattaataaaattttttggagggGAAATTGCCGCGCTGCGTGCTGATTGACTTGTTTGTCACGTGCTTATGTAGCAGGATACGTCGCCAGGAAAgcgtcaaatttatttattttatttatttattatttatttattatttatttatttattgccgCGCTGCGTGCTGATTGACTTGTTTGTCACTTGTTTGTCACTTCGTTAAGGAGATACAAAGGTAATGTGCTAAAAATGAAATCTGTGTTAAGTCTGATAAATCTGCATcagtattttagaaaaattatttgaaaaatttcattaaacactatatataaataatattttcttatcaCGCCTTGGAGCTTAAACCATATATTTAATCATCATTATCAATCGTTCATTTATATAACATACCACATGCACTCAAACGTAGATATTTAGAGGCGCCCTTGTATAACTCTCACACGTTCATGGACAAAATAAGTGATAACCGTTTTATACATATCTAGTAAGCTCAAGAGTTGGTTATGTGTTCGGGAGCACTTCGCAATAACGAATGCATTGTGGCCCAAATTCTCTGAAGAACTGGTCATTCAGAGGATCATCCTCCGGTATGTGTACAATCTCGTTGGCATTGTTCTCTTGTATGCGCAATTTAACTCTTTGATAGGTGTTCTGACGATCCGCCCTAGGAGCCATTAATGGAAGCAATGTCGTATTTATGATTATTCCAATAACGTACTCGTGATCTTCATCTGTTCCTACAAAATAATAAGCTGCTGGTATAGGGAAAATACGACCTGGATGTATAGCACTTTCAAAATGATGAACATTAAGTCGAATAGGAGGAGGATGAACTGATCCCGGCTTATGCGGCCAacctaattctgcaaaaagaaagcataaataggaaattaattatcaaattatattaatttattataatttgcacTTTATAAAGACAATACAATTAATATGAtagtatattaattaatttagaatttcgtAACCAATGTATATTCttccaaatattgcaaaataatggtCCCTGcgtattctttcttttaaaatattagcgTTTCATTAAGCTGTTTCTTCCACATTACAGCCGAAAGAAAGGTTACAtttatgacactatttttttttaaattcagaacatACAAAATTAGTTATTACGAAATATAATAATCAGTAATTTTAGGCAAACATGATACAATATTATCTTTCCATTAAAATCTACCTCTCGGGCTACGTAATGAAAAGATCAGTATTTGTTGAAAGAAGataattatacttttaacaaGGAAGGTATTCCGAGTGTCCCTCGCCAATTTGATTATCCTGATATAGGTTGTATTACTCGAAAAATTAAGCgacatgtaattttttttatctgcggaaaaaTACTTTAAGGGGGCGAAACAGCCCCTGAAAAATAGGggctgtttttttttctttttcctagtggaaaagtttcctcgtgatgaaagatgaataacgctacatatttttaaatgtgttgaaaattgccaaattcgta includes:
- the LOC117176281 gene encoding uncharacterized protein LOC117176281 isoform X2; its protein translation is MEFITKSTCYGLKVTLKAALELSRFLIEDCNFDFARSDCFNQDYLEKFFGLRRESCRANDNPDSSLFIQMFRLVSTYSLRSRPRDATLPRVR
- the LOC117176281 gene encoding uncharacterized protein LOC117176281 isoform X1, which produces MRAIFVFLNVFNSVFMHRIVFSFLLTTKAIEFLLYLREWEREAFKGNMEFITKSTCYGLKVTLKAALELSRFLIEDCNFDFARSDCFNQDYLEKFFGLRRESCRANDNPDSSLFIQMFRLVSTYSLRSRPRDATLPRVR